In Aliarcobacter faecis, a genomic segment contains:
- the napG gene encoding ferredoxin-type protein NapG, whose protein sequence is MNIVKNYQEDRRKFLLKSARALGLAILGGLTWSAYLSEVKASSLILRPPAALAESDFLATCIKCGLCVEACPFDTLKLAKPGDNLPLGTPFFVPRDIPCYMCVDIPCVPICPTDALDEKKVRNSEGAFEIKQMQMGVAVVDIKSCVAFWGIQCDACYRACPILGEAIEIVYEKNERTGKHAFLKPVVNTDICTGCGLCEKACITEKPAIFVLPREVALGKAGDHYIKGWDEEDEKRVKNATIEKTKTNINKKNAIDSLNSDMKDLLE, encoded by the coding sequence GATAGAAGAAAATTTCTTCTTAAAAGTGCTAGAGCATTAGGTCTAGCTATTCTTGGTGGTTTAACTTGGAGTGCATATTTAAGTGAAGTAAAGGCTAGTTCTTTAATACTTAGACCACCAGCAGCTCTTGCTGAAAGTGATTTTTTAGCAACTTGTATTAAGTGTGGTCTTTGTGTAGAAGCTTGTCCTTTTGATACACTAAAATTAGCAAAACCTGGTGATAATTTACCTTTAGGAACTCCTTTCTTTGTTCCAAGAGATATTCCTTGTTATATGTGTGTTGATATTCCTTGCGTTCCTATTTGTCCAACAGATGCACTAGATGAGAAAAAAGTAAGAAATAGTGAAGGTGCATTTGAAATAAAACAGATGCAAATGGGAGTTGCTGTTGTTGATATAAAATCTTGTGTTGCTTTTTGGGGAATACAATGTGATGCCTGTTATAGAGCCTGTCCAATTTTAGGAGAGGCTATAGAGATAGTTTATGAAAAAAATGAACGAACAGGAAAACATGCATTTTTAAAACCAGTTGTAAATACAGATATTTGTACAGGTTGTGGGCTTTGTGAAAAAGCCTGTATTACTGAAAAACCAGCAATTTTTGTACTTCCACGAGAAGTTGCTCTTGGAAAAGCAGGAGACCACTATATTAAAGGTTGGGATGAAGAAGATGAAAAAAGAGTAAAAAATGCAACAATAGAGAAAACAAAAACAAATATCAATAAAAAGAATGCAATAGATTCGCTAAATAGTGATATGAAGGATTTATTAGAATGA
- the napH gene encoding quinol dehydrogenase ferredoxin subunit NapH has translation MKKYRFLIARRFTQISILVLYSLANIYGINILMGNLSASLIFEKIPLSDPFAVLQMLFAGAILSFDILLGAFLVAIFYFILGGRAFCSWVCPVNIITDFANYLRRKFNFQQIQKNQPASRNIRYWAVALTLILSIVTGVTAFELVSPVSMVHRGIIFGLGFGWATILVIFLFDLFVLKNGWCGHICPLGGFYSLIGRFSLIRVHHDHEKCTACMKCKVVCPEVQVLHMITKSSEPVLQECTSCARCVEVCDDDALNFSIRNYIKDKK, from the coding sequence ATGAAAAAGTATAGATTTTTAATAGCTAGAAGATTTACACAAATCTCTATTTTAGTTCTTTATAGTCTTGCAAATATATATGGAATAAATATCTTAATGGGAAATTTAAGTGCCTCATTAATTTTTGAAAAAATTCCATTAAGTGACCCTTTTGCAGTACTTCAAATGTTATTTGCAGGTGCAATATTATCTTTTGATATTTTACTAGGTGCTTTTTTAGTAGCTATATTTTACTTTATTCTTGGAGGACGAGCATTTTGTTCTTGGGTATGCCCTGTAAATATAATAACAGATTTTGCAAATTATTTAAGAAGAAAGTTTAATTTCCAACAAATTCAGAAGAATCAACCAGCATCAAGAAATATTAGATACTGGGCAGTTGCACTTACTTTGATTTTATCAATAGTTACAGGAGTAACAGCATTTGAACTTGTATCTCCTGTATCTATGGTACATAGAGGAATAATATTTGGTCTTGGATTTGGTTGGGCTACAATTTTAGTAATATTTTTGTTTGATCTATTTGTTTTAAAAAATGGTTGGTGTGGGCATATTTGTCCTCTTGGTGGATTTTATTCACTAATTGGAAGATTTAGCCTAATTAGAGTTCATCACGACCACGAAAAATGTACTGCTTGTATGAAATGTAAGGTTGTTTGTCCTGAAGTTCAAGTACTTCATATGATTACAAAATCAAGTGAGCCTGTATTACAAGAGTGTACTTCTTGTGCTAGATGTGTTGAAGTGTGCGACGATGATGCACTTAATTTTTCAATAAGAAACTATATAAAGGATAAAAAATGA
- a CDS encoding nitrate reductase cytochrome c-type subunit: protein MKLGKLTLSLFVAAIVTTISFAATKTIKDDSIGLRQDTLFSEDKVVSDETKYGTDPAGGSTKIKRAFENAPPMIPHDTEGMLPITIDNNQCTACHDPAVAESMGATPIPKSHFTSFREAVAIAKDGNLERDGKEVANSSDLKPIIKPLDHLSNARFNCSACHAPQSNSVNVPKNNFAPEFRSSDLNDKSNLIDVVTEGVK, encoded by the coding sequence ATGAAGTTAGGAAAATTAACTTTAAGTCTATTTGTAGCTGCGATAGTTACAACAATTAGCTTTGCTGCAACAAAAACTATAAAAGATGATTCTATTGGTCTTAGACAAGATACTTTATTCTCTGAAGATAAAGTTGTAAGTGATGAGACAAAATATGGGACAGATCCAGCTGGTGGAAGTACAAAAATTAAAAGAGCATTTGAAAATGCTCCACCTATGATTCCACATGATACAGAAGGAATGCTTCCTATTACAATAGATAATAACCAATGTACAGCTTGTCATGATCCAGCTGTTGCAGAATCAATGGGAGCAACTCCTATTCCAAAATCTCACTTTACAAGCTTTAGAGAAGCGGTTGCTATTGCTAAAGATGGTAATTTAGAAAGAGATGGAAAAGAAGTAGCAAATAGTAGTGATTTAAAACCTATTATTAAACCTTTAGATCATTTATCAAATGCAAGATTTAACTGTTCAGCTTGCCATGCTCCACAATCTAATAGTGTAAATGTTCCAAAAAACAACTTTGCACCAGAATTTAGAAGTAGCGATTTAAATGATAAATCAAACTTAATTGATGTTGTAACAGAAGGTGTAAAATAA
- a CDS encoding ferredoxin-type protein NapF, with product MQRRELFSSLAKPFKTKEKQETAIRPPYFKDINLFLTNCIECKTKDCEKVCEESIIKILNDGTPILDFSNSGCTYCNLCAEACKNKVLDIEYKKQIEAKIDIDVLSCLSWQSTMCFSCKDPCLDDAINFLGMFRPSINTNCTSCGFCIKVCPTNAIKVSSL from the coding sequence ATGCAAAGAAGAGAGCTTTTTAGCTCTCTTGCAAAACCTTTTAAAACAAAAGAAAAGCAAGAAACAGCTATAAGACCACCCTATTTTAAAGATATTAATCTTTTTTTGACAAACTGTATAGAGTGTAAAACTAAAGATTGTGAAAAAGTTTGTGAAGAGAGTATTATAAAAATTCTCAATGATGGTACACCAATACTTGATTTTTCAAATTCAGGTTGTACATATTGTAATTTATGTGCAGAAGCTTGTAAAAATAAGGTTTTAGATATAGAGTATAAAAAGCAAATTGAAGCTAAAATAGATATTGATGTATTATCTTGTCTATCTTGGCAAAGTACAATGTGTTTTTCCTGTAAAGACCCTTGTTTAGATGATGCCATAAATTTTTTAGGGATGTTTCGTCCAAGTATAAATACAAATTGTACATCTTGTGGATTTTGTATAAAAGTTTGTCCAACAAATGCAATAAAGGTAAGTAGTTTATGA